The Trichosurus vulpecula isolate mTriVul1 chromosome 4, mTriVul1.pri, whole genome shotgun sequence genome contains a region encoding:
- the SLITRK1 gene encoding SLIT and NTRK-like protein 1, which yields MLLWILLLETSLCFAAGNITGDVCKEKICSCNEIEGDLHVDCEKKGFTSLQHFTAPTSQFYHLFLHGNSLTRLFPNEFANFYNAVSLHMENNGLHEIVPGAFLGLQLVKRLHINNNKIKSFREQTFLGLDDLEYLQADFNLLRDIDPGAFRDLNKLEVLILNDNLISTLPANVFQYVPITHLDLRGNRLKTLPYEEVLEQIPGIAEILLEDNPWDCTCDLLSLKEWLENIPKNALIGRVVCEAPTRLQGKDLNETSEQDLCPLKNRVDSSLAAPPAQEETCAPGPIPTPFKINGQEDPATPGAAPNGGTKIPVNWQIKIRPTAAVSAINAKNKPPGRSMPCPEICSCDQIPDSGLKVNCNDRNVSSLADLKPKPSNVQELFLRDNKIHTIRKSHFLDYRNLNLLDLGNNNIATVENNTFKNLLDLRWLYMDSNYLDTLSREKFTGLLNLEYLNVEFNEIQLILPGTFNAMPKLRILILNNNLLRSLPVDVFAGVSLSKLSLHNNYFLYLPVAGVLDQLTSIIQIDLHGNPWECSCTIVPFKQWAERLGPEVIMSDLKCESPEDFFKADFMFLSNDVMCPQLYAKISPTLTSHSKNSTGLAETGTHSNSYLETSRVSISVLVPGLLLVFVTSAFTVVGMLVFILRNRKRSKRRDANSSASEINSLQTVCDSSYWHNGPYNADGAHRVYDCGSHSLSD from the coding sequence ATGCTGCTTTGGATTCTGTTGCTAGAGACGTCTCTTTGTTTTGCCGCTGGAAACATTACAGGGGACGTTTGCAAAGAGAAGATCTGTTCTTGCAACGAGATAGAAGGGGACCTGCACGTAGACTGTGAGAAAAAGGGTTTTACAAGTCTGCAGCATTTCACTGCCCCGACTTCCCAGTTTTACCATTTATTTCTGCATGGAAATTCCCTCACGCGACTTTTTCCTAATGAGTTCGCTAACTTTTATAATGCGGTTAGTTTGCACATGGAAAACAACGGCTTGCATGAAATTGTTCCGGGGGCTTTTCTGGGGCTGCAGCTGGTGAAGAGACTCCacatcaacaacaacaagatTAAATCTTTCCGAGAACAGACTTTCCTGGGGTTGGACGATCTGGAATACCTCCAGGCTGATTTTAATTTATTACGAGATATTGACCCGGGAGCATTTCGGGACTTAAACAAGCTGGAGGTTCTCATTTTAAATGACAACCTCATCAGCACCTTACCTGCCAACGTGTTCCAATATGTTCCCATCACCCACCTCGACCTTCGGGGAAACAGACTTAAAACATTGCCTTATGAGGAGGTCTTGGAGCAGATCCCAGGCATTGCTGAAATCCTTTTAGAGGATAACCCCTGGGACTGCACTTGTGATCTGCTGTCTCTGAAGGAATGGCTAGAGAACATCCCCAAAAACGCACTTATTGGACGTGTGGTCTGCGAAGCCCCCACTAGACTGCAGGGCAAAGATCTTAATGAGACCTCAGAACAAGATCTATGTCCTTTGAAAAACAGAGTGGATTCCAGTCTGGCAGCACCCCCTGCCCAGGAGGAGACCTGTGCTCCTGGCCCCATTCCAACTCCCTTTAAGATTAACGGCCAAGAAGATCCTGCCACTCCAGGGGCTGCTCCAAATGGAGGTACAAAGATTCCAGTCAACTGGCAAATCAAAATCAGACCTACTGCGGCGGTATCGGCAATCAATGCCAAAAACAAACCTCCGGGCAGAAGTATGCCTTGTCCGGAGATATGCAGCTGTGACCAGATTCCCGATTCGGGTCTAAAGGTGAATTGCAATGACCGAAACGTGAGCAGTTTGGCTGACTTAAAGCCCAAGCCCTCCAACGTACAGGAGCTATTTTTGAGAGACAACAAGATCCACACTATTAGGAAATCTCACTTTCTGGATTATCGGAATCTTAATCTGTTGGATCTAGGAAACAATAATATTGCAACTGTGGAGAACAACACCTTCAAGAACCTTTTGGACCTAAGATGGCTATACATGGATAGTAACTACCTGGACACCCTGTCCCGAGAGAAATTCACCGGGCTGCTGAACCTTGAGTACCTGAATGTGGAGTTTAACGAGATCCAGCTCATCCTCCCTGGTACCTTCAATGCTATGCCCAAACTGAGGATACTCATTCTCAACAACAACTTGCTGAGATCCCTGCCTGTCGACGTGTTTGCTGGGGTCTCACTCTCTAAGCTAAGTCTCCACAATAACTATTTCTTGTACCTCCCAGTAGCGGGGGTACTGGATCAGTTAACCTCCATCATACAGATAGATCTGCATGGCAACCCCTGGGAGTGCTCTTGCACGATTGTGCCTTTCAAACAATGGGCAGAGCGCCTGGGTCCCGAAGTGATCATGAGTGATCTGAAGTGCGAATCCCCGGAAGACTTCTTCAAAGCAGATTTCATGTTTCTCTCCAATGACGTGATGTGCCCCCAGCTGTATGCAAAGATCTCGCCTACGTTAACTTCACACAGTAAAAACAGCACTGGGTTGGCGGAGACAGGGACTCATTCCAATTCCTACCTAGAGACCAGCAGGGTCTCCATTTCGGTGCTGGTCCCAGGACTCCTGCTGGTGTTCGTCACCTCTGCCTTCACAGTGGTTGGCATGCTAGTGTTTATCCTGAGGAACCGAAAGCGGTCAAAGAGAAGGGATGCCAACTCATCTGCATCTGAAATCAATTCCTTACAGACAGTCTGTGATTCTTCTTACTGGCACAACGGACCTTACAATGCAGATGGAGCCCATAGAGTTTATGACTGTGGCTCTCACTCCCTATCAGACTAA